AGCCGGATTGATGGAGGGCCGCGTACGGATTCGGCGCGGTCTGCCGGTGCGTCACCTCGAAGCCCAGGTGCCGATAGAAGTCCAGGGTCTCCCCGAGAGAGACACAAGGAAGCAGGGGGATTGCCGTCGCGCCCTTCATGTGGATGCTCCTGTCCGTCCAGCGTGGGTTGTTGCGGTGTCGTCCTCCAGGCGCTTTCGGACTTCGCGAAGCCCCTCCAGCGCTGCCTGGAGGGCCCGCGAGTCGATGGCCGCGCCGGTCCGGTTCGCCCAGGTCGCATGGCGCGCCTCCACCTTCCGGAGCGCCTCGCGCCCCTTCTCCGTCATTGCGATGAGCTTCGCGCGGCGGTGGTGGGGGTTCTCCACGTACTCGACGAACCCATCCCGCTCCAGCGCGTCCGCGGTCTGCTGCACGCTCTGACGGGTGAGCCCCATGAGACGGGCCACGTTCGCGACGGGCGCCGGCTCGTGGTCCACCACGCCGAGGATCTGCCAGCGAGCGCTGCTGAGACCGACAGGTTCGGTCAGCCGATCGCCGGCCTCGAGCACCAGGCCATTGACCCGAAACACCTCGAGCACCAGTTCCGTGAACAGCGCTCCCACTTCCGTAGGCTTCGCCATGGACATGTATCTGTCATGGTGACAGGTACCTGTCAATCGACGGGTTCGTGTGGTTGGCCGGGGCTTCGATCACGGTTCCACGCAGGAGTGCGGGAGCTCTCTCGCCTGCCCGGGCTGCCTCCCGTCGTGTTGCCATGAGGCGGCAGGTCCGGAGCCTGGAGCGTGACCAACCTCAGCCTGTTCCATGGATCTGCTCGTGCCGCCCTCATCCCCACCAGAGCGCCGCTCCATCGGATGCGCGGGCTGGAGCCTGTCGAGCGCGGTGGCGGAGCACTTCCCCACGACGGGCAGCCACCTGGAGCGGTATGCGCGCGTCTTCCCCGCCGTGGAGATCAACTCCTCCTTCTACCGGCCTCACCTCCCGGGCACCTATGCGCGCTGGCGTGACAGCGTCCCGTCGGC
The Pyxidicoccus xibeiensis DNA segment above includes these coding regions:
- a CDS encoding MarR family winged helix-turn-helix transcriptional regulator, translated to MAKPTEVGALFTELVLEVFRVNGLVLEAGDRLTEPVGLSSARWQILGVVDHEPAPVANVARLMGLTRQSVQQTADALERDGFVEYVENPHHRRAKLIAMTEKGREALRKVEARHATWANRTGAAIDSRALQAALEGLREVRKRLEDDTATTHAGRTGAST